TCGGTCGAGGCGCGGGGCGAGGCCGGCGGCGCCCGCGGCTACGAGGTGCCCTCCGGCGACCGGCAGGGCGAGCTGCGGCCCGCGGCGACGGTCCGGATGCACGCCGGCGGCCGCTGGCGCGACACCGGCCTCTACCGGCGCACCGACCTGCGCCCCGGCGACACCCTCACCGGCCCGGCGGTCATCGCCGAGGAGGACGCGACCACGGTCCTCGACCCCGACTGGCAGGCGGCCATGGGCGACCGCGGCCACCTCGTGCTGACCCGCACCCGGCCGCGCACCGGCCGGGTCGCGGTGGGCACCGAGGCCGACCCGGTGATGCTGGAGGTCTTCAACAGCCTCTTCATGGCCATCGCCGAGCAGATGGGCGTCCGCCTGGAGAACACCGCACTCTCCGTCAACATCAAGGAGCGCCTCGACTTCTCCTGCGCGCTCTTCGACGCCGACGGCAACCTGATCGCCAACGCCCCGCACATCCCGGTGCACCTGGGCTCCATGGGGGAGTCCATCAAGGAGGTGCTCAGGAGGCGCCGCGACGACATGCGGCCGGGCGATGTGTACGCGGTCAACGACCCGTACCACGGCGGCACCCACCTGCCGGACGTCACGGTCGTCACACCCGTGTTCACCACCGAGGGCGACGAACTGCTCTTCCTGGTGGCCTCGCGCGGCCACCACGCCGAGATCGGCGGCATCACGCCCGGCTCGATGCCCGCCTTCAGCCGGACCATCGAGGAGGAGGGAGTCCTCTTCGACAACTGGCTGCTGGTCCGCGACGGGAAACTGCGCGAGCGGGAGACCCGCGCCCTGCTCGCCGCCGGCCCGTACCCTTCCCGCGCGCCGGACGCCAACCTCGCCGACCTGCGCGCCCAGATCGCCGCCAACGAGAAGGGCATCCACGAACTCCGCCGGATGACCGAGCAGTTCGGCCTGGACGTGGTGCGCGCCTACATGGGCCACGTCCAGGACAACGCCGAGGAGTCCGTACGCCGGATCCTCGCCCGGCTGTCCGACGGCAGCTGCCGCTACGAGACCGACAGCGGCGCGGAGATCCACGTCGCGCTGACCGTCGACCGCGCCGCCCGCAGCGCGGTGCTGGACTTCGCGGGCACCTCCCCGCAGACGCCGGGCAACGCCAACGCGCCCAGCTCGGTGGTGATGGCGGCCGTGCTGTACGTCTTCCGCACGCTGGTCGGCGAGGACATCCCGCTCAACAGCGGCTGCCTCAAGCCCCTCCAGGTCCGCATCCCGGAGGGCTCGATGCTCGCCCCCGCCTACCCGGCGGCCACCGTCGCGGGCAACGTGGAGACCTCCCAGGCGGTCACCGGCGCCCTCTATGCCGCGCTCGGCGTCCAGGCGGAGGGCTCCGGCACGATGAACAACCTGACCTTCGGCAACGACCGGGTGCAGTACTACGAGACCGTCGCCAGCGGCTCGGGCGCCGGAGACGGCTTCGACGGGGCGGACGCCGTGCAGACCCACATGACCAACTCCCGGCTGACCGACCCCGAAGTGCTGGAGTGGCGCTACCCCGTCCGCGTCGACAGCTTCGCCATCCGGGCCGGCAGCGGCGGCCGCGGCCGCTGGCGCGGCGGCTGCGGCGTCGAACGCCGGCTGCGCTTCCTGGAGCCGATGACCCTCGCCCTGCTGACCAACCACCGCCGGGTCCCGCCGTACGGCATGGCGGGCGGTGCCCCGGGAGCGCTCGGCGCCAACTCCCTGGAACGGGCCGACGGTACGCGCGAGGAACTGCGGGGCTGCGACACCGCGGAGGCGGACGTGGACGACGTCCTGGTGGTGCGCACACCGGGCGGCGGGGGGTACGGGGCGCCGGACTCCCCCTAGATGAATGAGTCCGATGTTCCTGCTGGCCGCGACCATGGCGAAGGGCGCCCGTTGGCTCGTGTGTGACTACCAGCCTGGACGCCCTTCTGGCGGCACTGTACGTGTTCATCGACGACCACGTGGTCCCTTGTCGCCGGATTGGGCGACCTCCGAAACTGACAGACGCCGAACTGCTGTGCCTGGCCGTCGCCCAAGTCCTGCTCGGGTTTCCCTCTGCCCGGCACTGGGTCCGCTTCGCCCACGCCAGACTGGGACACCTCTTTCGCTACCTGCCCCAGCAATCCGCCTACAACAAGCGTCTGAACGCGGCCGGACCGCTGATTTCCCAGGTGATCGAAGCACTGGCCCGCCAGGTCCCTACCTGGCACGACGACCTGCGCCTGATCGACTCCACCCCGCTGCCCTGCGCTGCCTCGCGCGAGACCGTCAAACGCTCCGATCTGGCCGGACATGCCGGCTACGGCTACTGCCGCAGCCACTCCCGCTTCTTCTGGGGATTGCGGCTCTACCTGGTCACCACCGCCGAAGGCATGCCCGTCACCTGGTGCCTGGCCAACCCCAAGCTCGGCGAACGGGAAGTGATGACCGCCCTGCTGGAACGCGACCACCACCTCATCCGAGCTGGGCAGGTGGTCCTGGCCGACAAGGGTTTCGCGAGCAAGGGGTTCGAAGCCTTCCTCACCGAGCGACTCGGCGTTCACCTGGTGCGGCCGGACCGCAAGGACGAGCCGGTCCGGCACGGGAAGATCACCCGTGTCCGTCAGTGGATCGAGGCCGTCTTCGGCACCCTCAAAGGCCAGCTCAGCCTCGAACAGCACGGAGCAAGAACCCCGATCGGAGTCTTCGCCCGCACCGGCCAACGACTCCTCGCCCTGGCAGCCTGCATCTGGCACAACTGGACCACCAACGCCAAGATCAAACGATCCCTGATCGCCTACGACCACTAAGAACATCGGACTCAACCATCTAGTGGGTGTCTCTCCGATCATCGGATCGTTGGTCCGGTCGTGAGCCACGCGCGCCGCGGCCGGATCGCCCCGTACTCAGTTCGCCCCGCCGAGGGCCGTCGGCGAATCGGCGTCGTGCAGCAGCATCCGCGGCGTGCCCGAGCCGTCGGCCGGCACCCGCCAGACGTCGGCGCGGCCGTGCCCGCTGGGCAGGGCGTAGGCCACGGTGCGCCCGTCGAGCCAGGCCGCCTGGTCGTCCACCGACCGCGTCTCGGCCAGGGGCGTGACCCGGTTCGTGGCCACATCGAGGACGGAGAGCCGCCAGCCGTGGGAGGGCTGGTCGTCACGGGCCGATTTGAAGGCGATACGGCTCCCGTCAGGGGACAGCGAGGGGCACTCGACGTTCGCGCGGAGCGCGCGCAGGGTGCGGTGCGCGAGGTCGCCGCGGACCAGATAACGGTGCCCCCCGGTGGACAGGGTCGCGTAGAAGTGCCGGTCATCAGAGGCGAAGGTGACGCCCCAGATGTTGAGGTCGACGGCGGTGTAGGGCTTGCCGTGCAG
The sequence above is a segment of the Streptomyces lydicus genome. Coding sequences within it:
- a CDS encoding IS982 family transposase, with protein sequence MTTSLDALLAALYVFIDDHVVPCRRIGRPPKLTDAELLCLAVAQVLLGFPSARHWVRFAHARLGHLFRYLPQQSAYNKRLNAAGPLISQVIEALARQVPTWHDDLRLIDSTPLPCAASRETVKRSDLAGHAGYGYCRSHSRFFWGLRLYLVTTAEGMPVTWCLANPKLGEREVMTALLERDHHLIRAGQVVLADKGFASKGFEAFLTERLGVHLVRPDRKDEPVRHGKITRVRQWIEAVFGTLKGQLSLEQHGARTPIGVFARTGQRLLALAACIWHNWTTNAKIKRSLIAYDH
- a CDS encoding hydantoinase B/oxoprolinase family protein; this encodes MTTGRWEFWIDRGGTFTDVVGRRPDGRLVTGKLLSQHPERYRDAAVAGIRMMLGLGPDEPVPAERVSVVKMGTTVATNALLERTGEPTVLLITEGFRDALRIAYQNRPRIFDRHIVLPEALYDRVIEVPERIGAHGEPVRPLDADRVREALLRARADGLRSAAVVLLHGYRHADHERAVAELARRAGFAQVSCSHEVSPLMKLVPRGDTTVVDAYLSPILRRYVDEIAAQLPGIRLMFMQSNGGLRQAEHFRGKDAVLSGPAGGVVGMVRTAAEAGDGHDRVIGFDMGGTSTDVSHYAGEFERVFGNEVAGVRMRAPMMNIHTVAAGGGSVLHFDGRRYRVGPDSAGADPGPACYRRGGPLTVTDANVMLGRIQPAHFPAVFGPDGDLPLDDRTVRERFTELAARAAAETGDDRGPEEVAAGFLEIAVLNMANAVKKISVQRGHDITRYALTSFGGAGGQHSCAVADALGIDTVLVPPLAGVLSAYGIGVADATAMREQAVEAEFTDPAAVDRVHEVCRTLAGQTRGELLDDGVPDASVTTRARVLVRYAGTDATLGVPLADADTMAAAFEDAHRERYAFTMDKPLVAEAVSVEARGEAGGARGYEVPSGDRQGELRPAATVRMHAGGRWRDTGLYRRTDLRPGDTLTGPAVIAEEDATTVLDPDWQAAMGDRGHLVLTRTRPRTGRVAVGTEADPVMLEVFNSLFMAIAEQMGVRLENTALSVNIKERLDFSCALFDADGNLIANAPHIPVHLGSMGESIKEVLRRRRDDMRPGDVYAVNDPYHGGTHLPDVTVVTPVFTTEGDELLFLVASRGHHAEIGGITPGSMPAFSRTIEEEGVLFDNWLLVRDGKLRERETRALLAAGPYPSRAPDANLADLRAQIAANEKGIHELRRMTEQFGLDVVRAYMGHVQDNAEESVRRILARLSDGSCRYETDSGAEIHVALTVDRAARSAVLDFAGTSPQTPGNANAPSSVVMAAVLYVFRTLVGEDIPLNSGCLKPLQVRIPEGSMLAPAYPAATVAGNVETSQAVTGALYAALGVQAEGSGTMNNLTFGNDRVQYYETVASGSGAGDGFDGADAVQTHMTNSRLTDPEVLEWRYPVRVDSFAIRAGSGGRGRWRGGCGVERRLRFLEPMTLALLTNHRRVPPYGMAGGAPGALGANSLERADGTREELRGCDTAEADVDDVLVVRTPGGGGYGAPDSP